The following nucleotide sequence is from Methylotenera sp. G11.
GTTTCCAGCCACCATCTTTTGTCATACTGTTAACACTAGCAGCCTGAGCTTCACCACCAAGAGCCAGACGAGCACGACGGTCTACTGGCAGCAAAGGCAACAGTGCTGAACCAGCTAAAAACATACCTACTTTACCGATAAAGCTACGGCGACCAGTGTAATTGGCGGTAGTACGTGCCAGTTTTTCAATGGTTGAGTCAAATCGTTTGTTTTCTTTCATTTTGTTTTCCTTATCCTAAAATTTCTAACTTTTGGACTAAATTAATGAACACCTTTGTTTTGGTCTGCTTCTATCAACGTGGTCGTGCTGTGCTTCATGAAGTCCTGTAAAGTTGAGTGACCTTCACGAACTGTTTCAAACAAGCTTTCAACATGCTCACGCGTATTGCACAGGCCTTTGCCAAGAATCACACCATCTGCATCGAGCAACACGCCATAAGGAACTTTAGAAATCTGATAACGCATACCGATTTCAGCTGAAACAACATAGCGCTCATTTTGCAGCGGATGGTTACGCAGGAACTCAAGATGTTCAGCGCGTGTACCATCACTGATCAGCACTACATCAGTACCTTCTGCAGCAGCTACTGAACGAATAATCGGCAGCAACTTAGCGCAGATAGGGCAGCTTGGACCAGTAAACATCAACAGGCTTGGACGATTTGGAGCAAGCGCACGACCTACAGTAATCGGCGCACCGTCAAACGTCGTCAGACTAAACACCGGTGAGCGTTCCCCGATTTCAGGACCGTTGTCGAGCAACATCGCGCCCAGTGGAGCTGATCGCTCATGTAACAGACCGATTTGTCGAATAACGCCAAGCATCAATGCTGCCAGGCTTAAGAATGCGCACCACAGCAACACATTCGATGCAATAATAAATCCAGTATTCATTTCTATTCTCCTATATTTAAACTAACTTTTTTTGGCACGTGAGTCGTGTAATCCTACGACTAGATCTGCCGCAAGATAAATCATCGCGAACATCGCAGCAGCCGCTGCACCCATCAGTACAGATTCAATTGTCAATGCAGACATATTGATCGATACATTAGCGGTGTAAAGACTCACTGCGGCGAGTGCAAGGGCACGCATTACGTGAAACATGCCGATACGACTCACACTTGTTGGACGACGTACGCAACCACAGTCAATGTGGGTGCGGCCACGTCCGACATTAATCGCGAGCGCCATTGCAAACATCATGAAAAGGCCTGCCGCTACCCACGCAGCCACCTCGCGCGCTGGCGGCACCAGCAATGCTATGGCGCTGCCAAGCTCCAACCAGGGTAGAAGCTTCGCGAACGGCGCGACCATAAAGGAAGGAAGCAGCCGGTAGTTGGCAACCACACCCTGAAACTCATCTGCATTGCGGATTTTTGGAATAGCAGCCGCAACCAGAACAAGTGCCAGGAAAAGTGAGGCAAACACCGGGACAATCGGGTCATTAATAAGCCAGTTCATGTTTTACTCACTTATCCATCGTAATGATTATTTGAGGCGCTTTACCAATCTCATCCATTGATGCCAATTGCTTGCCACTAACAGCATCAAATGTATACACTGATTTGTCCTCAATTGAAGCTGTGATCAATGTTGGATTTTTGTCTTGGGTCACAGCGATAGAATCAATGTTATGCTTCAAATCGATACGACGCAGACGTTTGCCAGTTGTAGCATCAGCAACCACTACAAAGCGGCTAGCCGTTTTATGTGTCCATTTGGCACGCTTATCCGAGAGCAGATAGATTTCGTTACGTTCCTTGTGCATAGCAACTGGTTGCCAGCCACCTGGAGCCCACTTTTCCTTCTTCTCTTTATCGCTGAATATCTCGATTGGTTTCAGGAATTCAGCCCCTGATTCAGACAATTTAGCCTGGAAGATTTTACCTTCGTAGGTTGGCCAAACTAAACGGCCAGCCGAGTTTGAGTAGTACGGATTGTTGTGCAGATACTCGTTCTCAGCGTGGAATACTTTGGTATTCTTCTGCTTGGTATTGCCTTGATCATCATAACTTACCTGCAACATTGAACCATCACGACAGTGCATGAAGAAATTTTGTTTGGCAGTTGGGAAAATGTGATAGCAATCAGGGATTTCCATCGTTTTCACATACTTTTTCTGTTGCAAATCAACCAAACCAACGCCTGATGATGGCGAGAATTGCTGAACCAGCATGTGTTTGTCATCAGTACTGAAAGCAGCAAAACGCTCAATCAAACCAGTCAGAAAACGGATTTCAGGAATATCAACATCCACAGCTGGCTCAAGGGTTTGAGCATCATGCAACCTCACGTAGTCATCTCGCTTACCATGCGCAATACGATCGTAAGTTGTGTTAGCAATACCTACATATTTGCCTGTAGAACTTGCCATCACATGCGGCAGCTTGCCACCATCGATAATGCCGTGCAGTTGCAACTTGTTGTCATTGGCACCCATCACAAAAGTTTGAGAAGTTACGTTGAAGTGACCAGGATCAACGACGTAAAAACGCTTAATGTCACTTGGCGGCGCTTTTGCAACTGACAAATTGTCAATTTTTACGCTACCAACTGTGGCAAGTTGTTTCGGCACTGTTTTTTGAGCTTCAGCAAACGCAGGTTGCGCTGCTACCAACAAAGCGGCGATTGCCAGCTTGCCTGCAAGGCGAGTTTTCAACTCGCGCGGCCCGTTTGTTGTTTGATTATTTAAAGTAATCATATTTTCTCCAGACATTATTAATAATTTTATAAATGCACTTCAGAATCGAAACCACCCGCCATTACAGAACCAACAGCGTCAAAGCTGCAGCACCGATAGAAAGCAGGAGGAATCCATCCACTTCAACAGCGCGCTCTTGCCAACGGGCTAACCAGGCTTGTGCAGACTGATTGCTAACTGGCAGGAAATTAATCGCGACTGGTAAGCAGCGACCGATGTTGAAGATGGCAAATATGGTGATGGCAGTGGTTACGTCGCCGCTGAACAGGGCTGCGCCGGTAACGATGTAAAGCATCGGCGTCTGCACATAAGTAAGATAGTTCATCCCCAATGCAAAACCGTACAATAGACCAATCACCCAGGAACGGAAGCGGTAACGTGCATCATGAGGAACCTGTGCACGACGCTGCGGATATGGCATCTTCAAGAAGCCGAACTGATGCAGGCCATAGCCGATGCCTACTACCGACAGACCCGCTACCATATAATTGAAAGGCAGTTCATCAAACAAGAGCCAGCCCACCACACCCAGCGCACTCCCCAGAACCAGCGCACCCAAGGCATAGCCCAGCACATGCGTCAGGAAGGTAGGCGTCCAGCGGACAACCGATCCAAATGAATAGCGTCCGGCCGGCCTCAGCAGACTCAGGCTGGAATAGCCGCACGGCGACCAGGTTGAAAGAAAACCGCCGACAAGCGCAAGCACTACAAACATTGCTGTTAACGCATCAGCTGTTGCCACCCTTGAATCAAGCGCAACGCCGCCCGCAACGCCTACAGCAACAGCCAGCGTCATTACCGCAAAGCGTACCGCTCCTGACCGCGGCTCAGCAAAACTGATTGCATCAGGCACGCATGCGACGGCCGCACTGCCTTGGGATGACTGGTGATACGCTCCAGACCTTACACCCATTTTCATGATATCCTCCTATGGCCATACAGCCACTTGTTGATTGAAATAAATAAAGAGCTGCCAATATAGTTACAATTTTGTTACTTCCGTAGCAAAAATCGGCATACCCCCGAACACGGCACCACCGGTGTTGCCGATTTTTGCTACCGCCCTTCCCACCACCCGGAAAATTAGGGCGCCTCCAGCTTTCACAGGCTGAAAATAAAAAAAGCCGCACCCTTTCGGGTGCGGCTCAACCTTAGGCGTATTACCGTTGGAGATGCCTAAATCAATTACACTTAAAAAACTGAGGAAGTTCTGCGCTCACTCACTGCCTGTCACTTAAATCGAAAGTGATCCCGATTACCATGCCAAACAAGAATGTGCGTAAAAGTGAGAGGGCGAACTATAGCAAGCAAGATATGGCGGCCGTAGCAATAATCGGCATGCATTCACGCACGGCACCCGCTTTTGCCGATTACTGCTAACCACCTCAAACCAACAGCTCCGGAAACTCTACATAACGTCATATATCTAAAGTATATATAGGCATTTATCCGAAAATAACATTATTAATCATATGGTTATTCTCTGGCGGCTGTTGCCGATTTTTGCTATTCCCATCAAAAAATTTGGACTATAGTTAGCACGAATAAACTAGCATCTTGTGCGTACAAAAACATCATCACGAGAACAATTCATTACGCAGTGATGTTGATAATTACAAATATGAGGAATAGCTAGACTTTCCTATAAGAACATAAATAATAATGCCGGATATCAACTCCACGGAAAGTCAGGCGGAAAGAGAAATATCTTGAATTTTCAAATAGAATTTTTAGATGCCGGCCCATTAGGAAGCCCTAAGGTACATTTGTCCCGGCGCACCACCACTGATGTTTTGGAACAGGCAGATGCACTCCCATTCTGGTCGCAGGATTACACTCAGTTAAGCAAGGGCACATTTTCCGGCGCCCTGAATAGCGCAACTTTTCAGGGTGTGCAGATTTTTCACGAAAAAATGAATCGTGCCGTAGATCAGATTGCGTTTGCGCCGACCGATGCCTATGTCATCGGGTTACCGACAACCATCGATGGCGACGCCACATGGGGATTGATGCCTGTCAAAGCGAACTCCGTGATAACGCTGGACAAAAATACCGAACTCGTTTTCCGCACCTCCAACCAGTCCGAAATCACAGCAGCCGTTATTTCAGCGCAGCGCCTGGAGGATTATGCATCACAAGTCGAGTGGGTAGATCTGCGTAAAATCATGTCCAATGTAAGACCCGTGGAAACCTTATCCAGCGATATTACGATGCGGCTCCAGACTTCGCTGACAGACGGCATGCACTACATTTCAAAATTCTGCGACAGTGCTGATGCGCAGCAGATCTGGCGCAACCTGGAAAGTGATCTGATGGCAACCTGCGTGCAGGCGCTTCTGCAGGCCAACAATAGCCCAAGCCAAAACTATGATCATCGTATTCACCGCTATATTGTAAACCGCGTACGTGACCTGACTTTATCAAACTCAGGCTACCCGCTGTCCATTGAAGAACTCTGTGTCAGCCTGCGCATCAGCAGGCGCACCCTGAACCATGCATTTATACGCGTACTCGGCATCACCCCGGTGGCTTACATGCGCAATGTGCGACTGCATCGCATACGTGCAGAACTGCAATCGGCGCCACATCAGGTAAGATACATTGCCAGTGTGGCTGCCAAATGGGGATTCTGGCACATGAGCCTGTTCTCCCGCTATTATCGGGAATTGTTTGGGGAAACCCCGATCGAGACTCTATCACGCTCACGCGTCGGGGAGCGACACTGATCAGGGCACTCACTGCGTTCAGTGAGAAATCAAGCAACTGCAGCGATAATTTTCATCTACACATCAATGTCTTTGCCAGCAGCATAAACTGGCAAAGTCCTTAAAAAAACAAGAGGTAAAATAATGGGTTCATTTAGCATCTGGCACTGGCTGATCGTACTGGTCATCGTAGCACTGGTTTTTGGCACTAAAAAACTGCGCAATATTGGCGGTGACGTCGGCGGGGCGGTAAAGAGTTTCAAGGAAGCGGTCAACGAAGGGAACGCCGCCCCTGCCATTGAACAAAGCGCTTATAGTCATGCGAATGGGCATACGATAGAAAACGACATTGGACACAAGGCCGGGCGATAGGCTCAGCTTTAAGGATAAAACCAAACCGTGTTTGATATCGCATTCTCAGAGCTGGTCGTGATCGGCATTGTAGCCCTGCTTGTCATCGGGCCGGACAAGCTACCCAAGATAGCGCGTACCGCAGGCCACCTGTTTGGCAGGGCGCAACGCTACGTCAACGACGTGAAATCCGACATCAACCGCGAATTGCGTTTTGAAGAGTTGCAGAGCCTGCAGGATGAAATACGCCAGAATACGCAGCAACCCGCATCGCCCCAATACAAGGCAGGCCAGATCATCCGGCATGATATGGAACAAACTGCGCCCAAATACCAGGTAGGCCAGATTATCAGGCATGATCTGGAGCAGAACGATCATGCAGCCGAAGAACATCAGCGCCCAACCATGATGGCGGATTACATTGACCCAGCGCCGCTCAAACAGGGCGCAGCCAATTGAACATCGCCGATAACTTTGCCTCGCATCTGATCGAGCTGCGGAATCGCCTGTTATATATAGTTGGCGGCTTGCTGCTGATTGTGATTGCACTGTTCCCGTTTGCAAACGATATCTACCATCTGCTTGCCACGCCACTGCTGGAAAGCCTGCCGGCTGGCGGGCAGATGGTTGCCACTGATGTGACCACCCCTTTCTTTGTGCCAATGAAAGCCGTACTGCTG
It contains:
- the mauD gene encoding methylamine dehydrogenase accessory protein MauD — its product is MNTGFIIASNVLLWCAFLSLAALMLGVIRQIGLLHERSAPLGAMLLDNGPEIGERSPVFSLTTFDGAPITVGRALAPNRPSLLMFTGPSCPICAKLLPIIRSVAAAEGTDVVLISDGTRAEHLEFLRNHPLQNERYVVSAEIGMRYQISKVPYGVLLDADGVILGKGLCNTREHVESLFETVREGHSTLQDFMKHSTTTLIEADQNKGVH
- the tatB gene encoding Sec-independent protein translocase protein TatB encodes the protein MFDIAFSELVVIGIVALLVIGPDKLPKIARTAGHLFGRAQRYVNDVKSDINRELRFEELQSLQDEIRQNTQQPASPQYKAGQIIRHDMEQTAPKYQVGQIIRHDLEQNDHAAEEHQRPTMMADYIDPAPLKQGAAN
- a CDS encoding methylamine utilization protein MauF, with the translated sequence MKMGVRSGAYHQSSQGSAAVACVPDAISFAEPRSGAVRFAVMTLAVAVGVAGGVALDSRVATADALTAMFVVLALVGGFLSTWSPCGYSSLSLLRPAGRYSFGSVVRWTPTFLTHVLGYALGALVLGSALGVVGWLLFDELPFNYMVAGLSVVGIGYGLHQFGFLKMPYPQRRAQVPHDARYRFRSWVIGLLYGFALGMNYLTYVQTPMLYIVTGAALFSGDVTTAITIFAIFNIGRCLPVAINFLPVSNQSAQAWLARWQERAVEVDGFLLLSIGAAALTLLVL
- the tatA gene encoding Sec-independent protein translocase subunit TatA, which codes for MGSFSIWHWLIVLVIVALVFGTKKLRNIGGDVGGAVKSFKEAVNEGNAAPAIEQSAYSHANGHTIENDIGHKAGR
- a CDS encoding helix-turn-helix domain-containing protein; its protein translation is MNFQIEFLDAGPLGSPKVHLSRRTTTDVLEQADALPFWSQDYTQLSKGTFSGALNSATFQGVQIFHEKMNRAVDQIAFAPTDAYVIGLPTTIDGDATWGLMPVKANSVITLDKNTELVFRTSNQSEITAAVISAQRLEDYASQVEWVDLRKIMSNVRPVETLSSDITMRLQTSLTDGMHYISKFCDSADAQQIWRNLESDLMATCVQALLQANNSPSQNYDHRIHRYIVNRVRDLTLSNSGYPLSIEELCVSLRISRRTLNHAFIRVLGITPVAYMRNVRLHRIRAELQSAPHQVRYIASVAAKWGFWHMSLFSRYYRELFGETPIETLSRSRVGERH
- a CDS encoding MauE/DoxX family redox-associated membrane protein is translated as MNWLINDPIVPVFASLFLALVLVAAAIPKIRNADEFQGVVANYRLLPSFMVAPFAKLLPWLELGSAIALLVPPAREVAAWVAAGLFMMFAMALAINVGRGRTHIDCGCVRRPTSVSRIGMFHVMRALALAAVSLYTANVSINMSALTIESVLMGAAAAAMFAMIYLAADLVVGLHDSRAKKS
- the mauB gene encoding methylamine dehydrogenase (amicyanin) large subunit, which encodes MSGENMITLNNQTTNGPRELKTRLAGKLAIAALLVAAQPAFAEAQKTVPKQLATVGSVKIDNLSVAKAPPSDIKRFYVVDPGHFNVTSQTFVMGANDNKLQLHGIIDGGKLPHVMASSTGKYVGIANTTYDRIAHGKRDDYVRLHDAQTLEPAVDVDIPEIRFLTGLIERFAAFSTDDKHMLVQQFSPSSGVGLVDLQQKKYVKTMEIPDCYHIFPTAKQNFFMHCRDGSMLQVSYDDQGNTKQKNTKVFHAENEYLHNNPYYSNSAGRLVWPTYEGKIFQAKLSESGAEFLKPIEIFSDKEKKEKWAPGGWQPVAMHKERNEIYLLSDKRAKWTHKTASRFVVVADATTGKRLRRIDLKHNIDSIAVTQDKNPTLITASIEDKSVYTFDAVSGKQLASMDEIGKAPQIIITMDK